From Prevotella sp. oral taxon 299 str. F0039:
ACGATGTTGGTTGCTGCTCGAAGCGTTTGTTGTGCTTGGCAGTGAGTGCCTTTTTGCCCTCTCGATGCTTATTGATATGGGCGGTAGGAATGTGATCGAACCAGAATTTTAGACGCAAATACTTTGTTCGAAGCACGTCGTGAAAGTCGGCAACTGCTGTAAATCGCTTTCCAGAAAGGCGTCTGAAAAGGTTGTTTAACCCCAATATTCCACGATAATCTTTATTGATGTCGGCTCCCATAAAACTGACATTGGGAGCGAGATGCTCAAAAAATACTCGTGCAAAGGGTCTACTTAGCACCGTTATTCGCAAATGAGGATATTGCAAAGCCAATGAGGCTACAACGGGAACCATCATTGCTACATCGCCAATTGCAGAGAATCTAACTATTAATAGATGCTCACTGCGCATGCTTTACTTCTTGTTTTGATATAGAATGGGGTTGGTTGAAGGGTCGTTATACATCTTCATTTGACGATAAACCTTCATATATATCTTGCCTGCTTCAATATCTTCTAAAAGCTGATCGATAGCTGTTCCGAGGTCTTTTTGTTGCTCTAACAACACATTGAGCTTTTCTTTGCATTTTGATAGGTGCTCTGCTGAAGCGTCTGAACGTTGTGTTTGCTCGTTCATGTGGTATATCTTCAATGCAAGAATAGACAATCTGTCGATCGCCCACGCTGGACTTTCGGTGTTTAAGCGTGCATTGGGCATTACATTTACGTCCGAATACTTTTGTCTAAAGTATGAATCAATCTGCTCAACCAAGTCTGTTCGGTCTTGATTACTGCGGTCGATGCGTCGCTTTAGTTGCAATGCTTCGAGTGGATCGATGTGCGGATCACGGATAATATCTTCAAAATGCCACTGAACAGTATCAATCCAACACTTTAAATACAATCGGTTTTCAATTGTATCGTGCTGATATGGATTGTTAATAGGTGTGTCAACATTATCTTTTAAGTGATAATCTTGAATGGCTTTATTAAATATTTCGTTACAATGATTAGTGAATGATATTTCCATAAAGTATCTATAATGTTTCAACACGTTTTTGTTTTCATCATAAGAATAGCCTCGTTATGATGACTTTCTATCGAACACAAAGATAATGCAATTAAAAACAACTGCAAAATAAATAGTTGCTTTTTTGTTATTTGTGCTCTTCTATGTTGTTTTTATTGATTTGTTTAGATTGAATTGTTTGCTCAATGAAGTAGCGAGGGCGTCTTTTCACCTCGTCATAGATCTTTCCTACATACACTCCTGTTATGCCTACGCCTGTTGTGGTGATGCCTCCTATGAACCAAAGCGACACCAATAGCGACGTCCAACCTTGTATGGTGTAACCCATTAGATAGTCTATTAGTCCAAAGATGATCATCAATATCGACACGAGGGTCATGCCTAAGCCTATTAATGTGATGAAACGTAGAGGGGCAGTAGAGAACGATGTGATGCCTTGCACAGAGAAACTGATCATCTTGCGCAATGGATATTTGCTCTCGCCAGCCGTTCTTTCAGTTCTATTATAATAGACTCTTGCCTCTTTAAAGCCCAGTTGACGAACAATTCCACGTAAAAACAAATTGCGTTCGCTATATTGCAATAGGGCGGTGAGTGCCCTTTTGCTCATCATTCTAAAGTCGGCATGGTTGTAAATGGTTTCTTTATCCACCCATTGCATCACCCTATAAAAAGCCAATGCGCTAGTTCTTTTAAAAAAGCTGTCGGTTTTTCGCTCCTTACGAACGCCATATATCATGTCGCAATGATTGTATTTCAATTGCTTAGCCATTTCTATTATGGCATAAGGGTCGTCTTGTAGGTCGGCATCTATCGACACCATAGCATCGCAATGCTCCACAACTTGCTCCATACCTGCCCACAATGCGTTTTGATGCCCTACGTTGTGAGCCAGTTTTAGAGCCTCAACATTGGGATATTGTTGGGTTAGTTGGTTGCAA
This genomic window contains:
- a CDS encoding DUF4254 domain-containing protein, which encodes MSFTNHCNEIFNKAIQDYHLKDNVDTPINNPYQHDTIENRLYLKCWIDTVQWHFEDIIRDPHIDPLEALQLKRRIDRSNQDRTDLVEQIDSYFRQKYSDVNVMPNARLNTESPAWAIDRLSILALKIYHMNEQTQRSDASAEHLSKCKEKLNVLLEQQKDLGTAIDQLLEDIEAGKIYMKVYRQMKMYNDPSTNPILYQNKK
- a CDS encoding glycosyltransferase family 2 protein — encoded protein: MILYIVIPCYNEQEVLQWAVDKLQPVIETLQNELQITTRFMLVDDGSKDETWNICNQLTQQYPNVEALKLAHNVGHQNALWAGMEQVVEHCDAMVSIDADLQDDPYAIIEMAKQLKYNHCDMIYGVRKERKTDSFFKRTSALAFYRVMQWVDKETIYNHADFRMMSKRALTALLQYSERNLFLRGIVRQLGFKEARVYYNRTERTAGESKYPLRKMISFSVQGITSFSTAPLRFITLIGLGMTLVSILMIIFGLIDYLMGYTIQGWTSLLVSLWFIGGITTTGVGITGVYVGKIYDEVKRRPRYFIEQTIQSKQINKNNIEEHK